In Humulus lupulus chromosome 6, drHumLupu1.1, whole genome shotgun sequence, a single genomic region encodes these proteins:
- the LOC133785465 gene encoding uncharacterized protein LOC133785465 — translation MPLSVFRRLGLGEARPTTITLQLADRSLTHTWGIIEVLLIKVDNFIFPIDLIVLHMEEDENVPIILGRPFLATGQALIDVQKGELRLRVHGDEVRKLIEDPLEKSLTSQEVEDCDGIEVHEYVKWLNSAGPIYKKKYKELGQVSERSLPSIKKPPVLELKTLLNHLKYAYFSKNDTLPVIISASLSTVEEEKLLRVFRAHELVTGWTLVDIKGISPSTVMHRILMEEDSKASIDAQRRLNPAMKEVVQKEILKWLVAGVIYPISDSSWVCPVQVVPKKGGLTVVKNENNELIPTRTVTGWRICIDYRKLNKATRKDHFPLPFVDQMLDRLSGHHFYCFLDGYSGYHQIPTAPEDEEKTTFTCPYGTSAFRRMPFGLCNAPATFQRCMMSLFSDMVEKSIEIFMDDFSVFWPIF, via the exons ATGCCACTGTCTGTATTTCGAAGACTcggtttgggggaagctaggcCCACTACGATTACTCTACAACTGGCTGATCGTTCTTTGACACACACTTGGGGTATTATTGAAGTTCTTCTTATCAAAGTGGACAATTTCATCTTTCCCATTGATCTTATTGTTCTtcatatggaggaagatgaaaatgtTCCAATTATTTTGGGACGACCCTTTTTAGCCACTGGTCAAGccttgatagatgttcaaaaagGAGAATTGAGGCTAAGAGTGCATGGTGATGAGGTG AGGAAACTTATTGAAGATCCGCTTGAGAAAAGCCTTACTTCGCAAGAAGTGGAAGATTGTGATGGCATTGAGGTTCATGAATATGTAAAATGGCTAAACTCCGCTGGACCTATCTATAAGAAGAAATATAAGGAACTTGGACAAGTGTCCGAGAGATCACTACCATCTATAAAGAAACCACCAGTACTTGAATTGAAAACTTTACTGAATCATCTTAAATATGCCTATTTCAGTAAGAATGATACTCTCCCTGTTATTATTTCTGCTTCATTATCTACTGTTGAAGAGGAAAAATTATTAAGAGTATTTCGAGCTCATGAATTGGTTACTGGCTGGACCTTAGTCGATATAAAGGGAATTAGCCCATCTACTGTTATGCACCGTATTCTCATGGAGGAGGACAGTAAGGCTAGTATTGATGCTCAAAGGAGGCTAAATCCTGCAATGAAAGAGGTGGTTCAAAAAGAAATTTTGAAGTGGTTAGTTGCTGGTGTTATTTATCCAATTTCAGATAGTTCGTGGGTATGTCCAGTCCAAGTGGTTCCGAAAAAAGGTGGATTGACAGTGGTAAAAAATGAGAATAATGAGTTAATTCCAACTCGTACAGTGAcggggtggagaatttgtattgactACAGAAAGCTAAATAAGGCGACAAGGAAAGATCACTTCCCATTGCCTTTcgttgatcaaatgcttgacagACTGTCGGGCCATCACTTCTATTGCTTTTTAGATGGGTATTCTGGTTATCACCAAATACCTACTGCCCCTGAAGACGAGGAGAAAACAACTTTTACTTGTCCTTATGGTACGTCTGCTTTTCGaagaatgccatttggattatgcaatgctccTGCTACTTTTCAGAGATGTATGATGTCATTATTTTCTGATATGGTGGAGAAGAGCATTGaaatatttatggatgatttctcaGTTTTTTGGCCCATCTTTTGA